One genomic segment of Suttonella sp. R2A3 includes these proteins:
- a CDS encoding NnrS family protein: MRSAIFNLGFRLFFASAAVFAVFTMVRWLFLYSLHIGSSTMAAMNPFYWHGHEMVFGYSFAVVAGFLLTATGVWTQQKMPHGYTLFFIWLPWLLARVLFFFGALLPLAMVLDTIFALALLYFFAKPVFAVKQWRQMGIFSKLVLMVIANLLFMAGSFGPLARGQHWGLYLALFIIIALVLTIGRRVMPFFIKSATGFAVRHYPWTDRTSLLGFFGFVVLDIFTPWHSAAALFALVAAIAMGWRLIGWHTPSLWKKPLLWSMYLSMWCIVIGFLMLAVRLWLPVPISLSIAMHMLALGGIGIMTFSMIGRVSLGHTGRNIHAPPKRLLIGFYLLFAALIFRVIMPIILPEHYVVWMIHAQVAWTVAFVLLVSAYWLIWISARPDGKFG; the protein is encoded by the coding sequence ATGAGATCCGCTATTTTTAATTTAGGCTTCCGCCTATTTTTTGCCAGTGCCGCCGTTTTTGCCGTCTTCACCATGGTGCGCTGGTTGTTTCTGTATAGTTTGCATATCGGCAGCAGCACGATGGCGGCGATGAACCCATTTTATTGGCATGGTCATGAGATGGTATTTGGCTATAGTTTTGCGGTGGTTGCTGGATTCTTGTTGACCGCAACTGGTGTGTGGACACAACAGAAGATGCCACATGGTTATACGCTGTTCTTTATTTGGTTGCCTTGGCTGCTCGCTAGGGTACTCTTTTTCTTCGGCGCGTTATTACCGCTCGCAATGGTTCTTGATACCATTTTTGCCCTAGCCTTACTGTACTTTTTTGCGAAACCGGTGTTTGCGGTTAAGCAATGGCGGCAGATGGGTATTTTCTCCAAGTTGGTATTGATGGTTATTGCTAACTTGCTGTTTATGGCGGGTTCTTTTGGCCCTCTGGCTAGAGGGCAGCATTGGGGCTTATATTTAGCTTTGTTTATAATCATCGCACTGGTACTGACGATCGGCCGACGGGTGATGCCGTTTTTTATCAAAAGCGCGACAGGCTTTGCGGTGCGTCATTATCCCTGGACAGACCGCACCAGTTTGCTTGGCTTTTTTGGCTTTGTGGTGCTTGATATTTTTACGCCTTGGCATAGTGCTGCAGCTTTATTTGCGCTGGTGGCGGCGATTGCGATGGGTTGGCGGTTAATCGGCTGGCATACGCCGAGTCTCTGGAAAAAGCCACTGCTGTGGAGTATGTATTTATCGATGTGGTGCATTGTCATCGGCTTCTTAATGCTCGCTGTTCGCCTGTGGTTGCCTGTCCCGATTTCTTTATCGATTGCCATGCATATGCTCGCCCTTGGCGGGATCGGTATTATGACGTTTTCGATGATTGGTCGAGTGAGCCTGGGGCACACAGGGCGCAATATCCATGCACCACCGAAGCGATTATTGATTGGCTTTTATTTGCTCTTTGCTGCGTTGATTTTTCGTGTGATTATGCCAATTATCCTGCCTGAGCACTATGTGGTG